A stretch of DNA from Opisthocomus hoazin isolate bOpiHoa1 chromosome 15, bOpiHoa1.hap1, whole genome shotgun sequence:
ttcttctaaagaggtgtgtatcctttgagaaaagtgttttgtgagcaaatgatttacccagttataaaacaatacaagaggagaaatgtgttgtttcatgtgaactttcctctctctttctctagatgccttccaaagacctacaagctgttcctgtttcttctcccGCTCCTGTTTCTACTAGGTACGTGAATCGCTTAGTTATGACACAGACCGGTGTATGCTTACTGCAGCCGTTCCAAGAGAGCGTTTTTAGTTGAACTCTCGGTTTATGAAGAAGacgcagaagcaaaaaagagcaagtttgtttgTGACTAGGGCAGCAATTCAAGCTTTCAAAGTACTGACAAGTCAGTAGCCTTCCCCTTGCCGTGAAAGGAATACCCTCGATTTAATTTCATAGAGCTCTTTAGAAAGTGAGAGTGGGTGAgtaaatgcactgaagtccttttttcttcacctccctTGATAAGAATAGCagtgaggtcacaaagagcaggttgtgtaccgattgctttgattgttgttaatctccgtaaaagtggggttaggttctttgagcaactcatccgaagtctttcccttgctctggaccatccttgagttgcttaaaatactgctgtttagactggttagttgacagtattccaggccagctgtcttctttgaaataaacaaactcagtttcgaacacttgctgaaagtggtgggctgtttctgaaaagcaggttcatgtcttcgcatgtcctaaaaactttagaaactactctggggagaagatgaagcttcgcagaaacttacagtcaggattgaaaatcctctctactagggagaataagaaaggaagaacttccctaccctgtgtagaaagtgctgctacttcttgctaagacagtgcaaaaacaagcgtcatgtttgtgaactgcgagattgcctaatatctaacaaaagttggaagaaacttgggcttccgtggaaacaatgtggtatgtagtacgtagggtacagggcaagatattttccatggagataaaaagcagttttttacatctgccttcagtgagcatggcctgtcttaattggtaaatgagatctaggtcccagggacgcagtagtatgagattgaggatataccatgagacataagcgcaagctgcctgccatacaaCGGTGTGAGCGGTACTGATGGATGTTCCCCAGTGTGCTTGAGTGCTTGGCTTCACAGTTTGAAAGCTggctcatactgatttttgttcagactggagtagtgtgcgctgtgtgacgtctagcttgcaaacttaaggtagcttgtgtcacgaagtaggaagacgacctgtagatctaagcagtcttcagggggaattctcttgaacactctttttgccttttgtttgggatctaggtatatggttctgggggtttgatgGCTGCTTCTTACTATTACCTTCGTTGAACTGGATCAAAATTgatagaatacagagaacagaggactctctccgtgttcgtgaaccgcaggctgattctttgcactctgtgcaacctccagaggtaagggagaacagtctagggaagaactctgatgtcttggaagacttcttaactgccatgccttcaatatttggcaagaactacttgacacacaaggctaatgtgaataaatgtcttGATCTTTACATATATAAAACAAAATTCTGTATACCTTAGGGTACCATCAACATCTTTGCTTCTGGTCGTGAAAgtgaaagtgagctggaaaagcaaatggcctttctgtctgagagataccatcaccttgatgaaaaatatagcaaagtgatgcttctactccagaaccttcaagatcaggttgcccagaaaagtgacaaaagcaaaacattgacgctaataagaaatatgatgggtcaacatcctcaagatgcgagactggagcaaaaggtaagatagtcagttgttgctgctttctggtgCTGATCGACGTATCCTGTTTTAGTAACGCAGATTACTAGCCATTTGATTCAGGCTTGCGtccaattttgtgagcaaaagtgatttgcagccttttctgcgggatctagagttgcagatcctccagaagatcactctccatatgtctgtgacaagccaaaagctaacatctgcagtagtaacaaaggctgtgactaatgcaggggttcgtggaatcacagaagcggtgagtgagttgaagttctcgcaagttcaactaaaaccgtcaggagtccttttctaggcattttttggagcatcgcagtcaatataaacgtcagtgacttgaagagatgtttagaacatgaattgaaatggggagaactacagaaaatgcttgatgaagcgtacacttacagcattgcttgttgcctgttgcaaatgttgttttttttttccaaagtatgctatcttgaaaattgcagaattcccaaaaaacagctataccaaagcaatgcagctcagggtcttgggaaggtgggggaaagaatgcaacttttgaagaaagcaccagtcaatatgcagtatgaatttgtattttaagccaaaaaaccatgcactaaaaatggcctctgtcttgagagaggctttcaaagacttgcgatggagtgcagcatctcaaaaagatgcttattctacatgtatacagatgtgtatagatcaattactttatcagttgatattattaaattcttccctttctcctcttctatgtgtatatctgtagcaagcccagactattgtaaacaatgccctgaaacttttctctcaagaCAAGACTGGTATGGTGGATTTCGCCTTGGAATCTGCAGGTAAATAGTGGAGGAAACTCCACTTTCACGATTCATGTTATTtatagtatctactaaaaatgtcgaaagatctgcttgcgtggggtgtatgcaccactgaactcgctagggaaaatgtgtatgttttagcccTCTGAGGTGAAAAGCCTTGAACATtctgaaaagaacactgtacttgatagaagcattgtatccccagccaatgactagacttgaacagtatctttactagttggttttgaggaaaagaactggtatgttcacgaagctttgtacaaatctctggctgaaaagtcttcaggaagaaatgagtaattatttcggctaacctgatacatcttttttaaggtggcagcatTCTGAGTACTCGCTGTTCTGAAACCTATGACACCAAACCAGCAGtgatcagcctctttggaattcctctgtggtacctctctcagcctccaagggcggtgattcaggtaattaaaggccgagtgaagaaattcagcaatgttattttgtgctgaggggtttggattgtttcttggatgctggatgtttctgtctgcagcacactgtggggcacgggtcctttgaacgatgttcccaagagtgccattcttctggtagttcctgggcgctgctcaagtcgtcttctagcaaaacaaagaccctgctaggaggcttgggtggtacactggacttctgcagagtgtgagcactgggagggttcctgttgtgaagtagtctccaggcggatcttcaaaacgctgctggctgtttgggtggatgtgctgtctccctgaagaatgctaccaaatagattatattctgccacttactctctaagactgtccctaataattcagaattcgccacaactctttctggcaaaatgcttgtggctgcaggttttgttgttgctgttgtgttccatcctgttctctcccctttcctcctgtctagccggacatgtatccaggaaactgctgggctttcaaaggatcacaggggtatctcgtagttcgactttcaaggaagatctatccgactgcctttacgttggaacacatcccaaaagcactttcaccaacaggagagatctccagtgctctgaggagctttgcagtatatgtaagtctgtctgtgaacttcagaggatatttgtatgcataaagaatatttgtggcgcagatcttggaaaataaggactgaagggaggacagctaaggagagaaactgtttgcttttaaaattgctgtttttgtaatcagctttgagactaggaataagaagtgttacagctaattttgagggagctgtttctttttttcctgctttatacagtagtaaacatttttggagggaggtgactGTTTTTGATTTGGTATCGTTCTTTCAGGCACTCAAATtgttccatccttccaccactcctactgcttaccctctccctccccagtgttggctttgcaccttgtctgtgatgtgccttcagtgtgttttaaattgattttaactagcaccacagctgcttaggcaggactgcagaacagaagaccacaggctacATCAGAGAGTAGCTGTGATACCTGAGAACATTTGTCTAgctccattaaatgctgaagccgccgtctgcaagcatctgaatcttggcttccgtcttgtttgtgatgttgctgttttctcattcttgtttgtcctgagcagtttacattgtccactgcgatcttggttgtgccatggaaatgatggggtttgaccatgaaaacagcaacatacaaacatagcacagctctttgcagttcaggaaagtcaaatgcagagctgtggctgaagaagcatgaagttccacgggaagtattctgacctcggtttcagagacttgcgttgacaggcagttaggtaggcatgcttctgtctttggtttgacttgaaatgtgatggaagcaaacgtctttctcctgttgttgtagggtctagataatgaatatcaagaaggcggcaagcttctaggacagtatgtctacgaccaagacggagaaccactgcagacctttccagtgatggtaagtctggatgagaagatttcaagtggcagaagaagcacacgcatattttctagggtagtgcacaatgagcagtgaaggaaaaaggcttcattctctgttgggcaccgtagaaactgaggtggaaagtagctactgatctgcctcaaaacctaaggttcggatagtttagaggggaggaaagttttgtgccaggtggacacaagtggtgtgaagataccgaacgtatgaggagtctgcttcatgctgcttctgactcccttcacaaaaaaaaaaccaacaaaccggttgtaaggcaaagaaggttctgttccaagtggcagaaggttcccaaggcatcactcagttattaatcaaagttggtagttgcaggaatgaaggaaagcgccttcagttgcacctgtttatactccaaaccgaactctggtttgtgtgtttgttttttccttctgcaggagaaaagtgaaaacgcattccaaatagtggaactgagagtgttttctgactggggacatccggaatatacctgcctttatcggttcagagtgcatgggaaacttgccgaataatctccagcacttcagcttggactggttttacggttgtgcattttgttctcgatttttgtatatgccggaaagcctagaagactggaatcttgcctttttcttcgtggaggcagtcgtgatgcgtggggctgactgcctaggtctgggcaagcccgtgcgtgggccttcgtccgcctcgtcatttgcctgcccctccggttccattgcctcatacctattgcgtcagggcacctggtgtggagagggaggccaggaggggattcgcctgccgccccgagcagggacccgtttccattccccgctgtctctctggtgctctccttcagcctggtggcgagagggcaggggatcttctgcttcttgtggaaCGTCCATCCTGTGCGCTTGTTTCGGGGGTGGCAGgtcatggctccaccagtctatttccccctcgcactccctgatgctcctgaacctttctgcctcctctttgagctctgccaccaggacgagcagatcatccacctggtcacagcgcacgcaggcgttctgcctgctgccctcccataccagtgacaggctcgggcactccctgcagccagagacctgcacagctgcctgtttatgcgggagctctgtctgggtcgccgtattccgcctggtgacggctttcagGCGAGTGGAGACCATAGCTACTAGCTGAGCAAGTGATGACCAGCGGCTGAATTTACCCCGATAGCTGGCCGagcctcggggccctgcctgcaccAGCTGCCGTGCCAACTGCCGTGGCAGGCCCTGTTTGCCTATCCTGGTCGCCGCACTGTGGGTCGCTCGTGCTCCCTCg
This window harbors:
- the LOC142363293 gene encoding SUN domain-containing protein 1-like; amino-acid sequence: MYRLLRTGWLASNFVSKSDLQPFLRDLELQILQKITLHMSVTSQKLTSAVVTKAVTNAGVRGITEAQAQTIVNNALKLFSQDKTGMVDFALESAGGSILSTRCSETYDTKPAVISLFGIPLWYLSQPPRAVIQPDMYPGNCWAFKGSQGYLVVRLSRKIYPTAFTLEHIPKALSPTGEISSALRSFAVYGLDNEYQEGGKLLGQYVYDQDGEPLQTFPVMEKSENAFQIVELRVFSDWGHPEYTCLYRFRVHGKLAE